The proteins below are encoded in one region of Fimbriimonadaceae bacterium:
- a CDS encoding flagellar basal body-associated FliL family protein, translating into MAEAAAAETPKKKGGKLPMIIALVVTLGAGGYFGMKMGGGSKEPEKPKVELGEITPVGEYLVNLADGKTYLRVEVSLQLAKDAHLAEGGGGGEGHGGAAEPPAPVKDAIVSVLSSKTLAQVATPEGKAALKKEIAAAVNATAPHNDEEEKDSKSEKKGAKADKKGAKGEAKGHHDEEEDHGEEEIIDKSWDSQKGPVLKVFFTSFATQQ; encoded by the coding sequence ATGGCAGAGGCAGCGGCGGCAGAAACTCCGAAGAAGAAGGGCGGGAAACTTCCCATGATCATTGCCCTGGTGGTGACCCTGGGGGCAGGAGGCTACTTCGGAATGAAGATGGGTGGAGGTTCGAAGGAGCCTGAGAAGCCGAAGGTCGAGCTCGGCGAGATCACCCCGGTCGGCGAGTACCTCGTGAACCTTGCGGACGGTAAGACGTACCTGCGGGTCGAGGTCTCGCTCCAGCTTGCCAAGGACGCGCATTTAGCCGAAGGGGGCGGAGGCGGTGAAGGCCACGGGGGCGCGGCCGAGCCGCCCGCTCCCGTGAAAGACGCCATCGTTTCGGTGCTCTCCTCCAAGACGCTTGCGCAGGTTGCCACGCCAGAAGGAAAGGCGGCCCTGAAGAAGGAGATCGCCGCGGCCGTGAACGCCACCGCCCCGCACAATGACGAGGAGGAGAAGGACTCCAAGTCCGAGAAGAAAGGCGCCAAGGCCGACAAGAAGGGCGCCAAGGGCGAGGCCAAGGGCCACCACGACGAGGAGGAAGACCACGGTGAGGAGGAGATCATCGACAAATCGTGGGACTCGCAGAAGGGGCCTGTCTTGAAAGTCTTTTTCACGAGCTTCGCTACGCAGCAGTAG
- the pheT gene encoding phenylalanine--tRNA ligase subunit beta, which yields MKLTESMIRDMVDTTMTAEEIGDLLTMVGFEIEEITEQEGEKVLDINIMANRGDGASSLGIAREILAKSSEASPTKLYQWLTTFEGPTSDDLPQSSIAVSIQTPACSRFACQEFSEIQNGPSPEWLQERLRRIGQRPISLLVDLTNYVMIETGQPLHAYDMAKLTESTIVVREARPGETVKTLDETERTLPGGALVIADESRPIGVAGVMGGFETEVDGQTTRCLLEAAHFDHQRVRQSRKSLKLQTDASYRFERYVDPNGPIRAIARFAQILAETGEGAPSSRITDEYPAPPKRHPITLTLDRASARLGMPVHDKKQIGYLRSLGCQVVETAGSMQVVPPTWRIDLIRSDDLVEEIGRMHGYEKIPEALPHGFSSVGGVHGLYAFIDQVQERFLRLGFDQAMSHSMTSKSPLDAPLQPVEIRQPHSPELAFLRTSLLPGLADTFARNDSHNQLWFETGRVFSEGKESLSLGLLATGRLNLTSWNHTSEDIFDFYTFKACVLEGLDPHLSSALTLKLGNDPRLHPTRQAALGKYGILGQVHPTIAAQTGLPAMTFLAEIDLEAAFAELRKVPSYRPIFRNPPARRDVALLVPESVSYHALSEAITLAGGSSLEHYELFDAYKGQGVPQGHVSYAITLQFRKDGNFTDAEANLVRDEIVKALQPLGVSIR from the coding sequence ATGAAACTCACCGAGTCCATGATCCGTGACATGGTCGACACGACCATGACTGCCGAAGAGATCGGCGACTTGCTCACAATGGTCGGCTTCGAAATCGAAGAGATCACCGAACAAGAAGGCGAAAAGGTCTTGGACATCAACATCATGGCGAACAGAGGCGACGGCGCCTCTTCCCTCGGTATCGCGCGTGAGATACTCGCTAAGTCGTCCGAGGCATCTCCCACTAAGCTTTATCAGTGGCTCACCACCTTCGAAGGCCCCACCTCCGACGACCTACCGCAATCTTCCATTGCCGTCTCCATCCAAACACCGGCTTGTTCGCGCTTTGCGTGCCAGGAGTTTTCGGAGATCCAGAACGGTCCTTCGCCAGAGTGGCTCCAAGAACGCCTTCGAAGAATTGGCCAACGCCCCATCTCGCTCCTCGTCGACCTCACGAATTACGTGATGATCGAAACGGGCCAACCACTCCATGCCTACGACATGGCCAAACTTACGGAATCGACCATAGTTGTACGTGAAGCCCGGCCTGGCGAAACGGTCAAGACTTTGGATGAGACCGAGCGGACTTTGCCAGGAGGCGCGCTCGTTATAGCCGACGAATCCCGCCCTATCGGAGTGGCTGGCGTAATGGGTGGTTTTGAAACGGAGGTCGATGGGCAAACGACTCGATGTTTACTCGAGGCCGCCCACTTCGACCATCAACGGGTTCGCCAATCCCGTAAATCCTTAAAACTTCAGACCGATGCGAGCTATCGCTTTGAACGATACGTAGATCCCAACGGCCCTATTCGTGCCATCGCACGCTTTGCCCAGATCCTCGCAGAAACGGGAGAAGGAGCGCCCTCATCTCGTATAACCGACGAGTACCCCGCGCCGCCGAAGCGACACCCCATTACGCTCACCCTGGATCGAGCGTCTGCGCGATTGGGAATGCCAGTCCATGACAAAAAACAAATTGGTTACCTCCGCTCTTTAGGATGTCAAGTTGTCGAAACAGCCGGTAGCATGCAGGTGGTGCCCCCGACCTGGCGCATCGACCTCATCCGCTCTGACGACCTGGTCGAAGAGATCGGGCGCATGCACGGTTACGAAAAAATCCCTGAGGCCCTTCCCCACGGCTTTTCGAGTGTCGGTGGCGTGCACGGCCTCTATGCTTTTATCGACCAGGTTCAAGAGCGATTTTTACGGCTTGGTTTTGACCAAGCCATGTCGCATTCTATGACGAGTAAGAGCCCCCTCGATGCACCGCTCCAACCTGTGGAGATCCGGCAGCCCCACTCCCCTGAACTTGCCTTTCTTCGAACATCCTTGCTTCCTGGCCTTGCTGACACCTTCGCCAGGAACGACTCCCACAACCAGCTATGGTTTGAGACAGGACGAGTGTTCTCTGAAGGCAAAGAATCATTGTCCCTCGGGCTCCTTGCCACTGGGCGCCTAAACTTGACCAGCTGGAACCACACAAGCGAGGACATCTTCGACTTCTATACTTTCAAAGCGTGCGTTCTTGAAGGCCTAGACCCACATCTCTCTTCGGCTCTAACTCTTAAGCTAGGAAACGATCCTCGTCTTCATCCCACCCGCCAAGCAGCGCTGGGCAAATACGGCATCTTGGGCCAAGTCCATCCCACTATAGCGGCCCAAACCGGCCTTCCTGCGATGACGTTCTTGGCAGAGATTGATCTCGAAGCCGCGTTTGCGGAGCTTCGGAAAGTGCCGAGTTACCGACCGATCTTCCGAAACCCTCCGGCCCGGAGAGACGTCGCGCTGCTCGTCCCCGAGAGCGTTTCTTACCATGCTCTCTCCGAAGCGATAACGCTTGCGGGCGGCTCGAGTCTGGAACACTATGAGCTCTTCGACGCCTATAAGGGGCAAGGCGTACCACAAGGTCACGTTTCCTATGCGATAACGCTTCAGTTCCGTAAAGATGGCAACTTTACGGACGCTGAAGCGAACCTGGTGCGGGACGAAATCGTAAAGGCGCTGCAACCCTTGGGCGTTTCCATTCGTTAA
- a CDS encoding aminotransferase class I/II-fold pyridoxal phosphate-dependent enzyme, whose translation MPQPARRLNAIPPYLFAELSEIKRAAASEGIDVIDLGIGDPDTPTPPEIVDALCNSARNPETHRYDESSRGWPMFLQACKSFYQREFGVGLDAEKEIMQVIGSKEGLAHLAWTYAEDGDTVIVPNPAYSVYKVNAVMAGANVHEVPLRKANAFLPILDDIPTDIARKAKLFYVCYPNNPTGAIATRTFYEDFVRFCREYDILAVNDMAYGTIAFDGFKNPTMLQVEGGKDVGIEFHSLSKMYNMTGWRIGFACGNPDAITILQKLKSNIDSKQFPAISEAAALALSRGKTNAAIELYKTRRDVLVSGLRDLGWAVEPPKASFFVWAEIPEGFGDSMSFAKELLRRTGVAAVPGSGFGDEGEGYIRFALTLKGDVHGERYHEVLDRIAKAGFSVRAKV comes from the coding sequence ATGCCGCAGCCTGCCAGGCGTCTTAACGCCATTCCGCCCTACCTTTTCGCCGAGCTCTCTGAGATCAAGCGGGCAGCAGCTTCTGAGGGGATAGACGTTATTGATTTGGGGATTGGTGATCCCGACACACCGACGCCGCCGGAAATCGTTGACGCTCTTTGCAACTCAGCCCGCAATCCAGAAACGCACAGGTACGACGAGTCTTCGCGTGGCTGGCCGATGTTCCTTCAAGCCTGTAAATCGTTTTACCAGCGAGAGTTTGGAGTCGGCCTAGACGCTGAGAAGGAGATTATGCAGGTGATTGGTTCGAAAGAGGGACTTGCACACCTTGCTTGGACTTACGCTGAAGACGGAGACACGGTGATTGTACCGAATCCCGCCTACTCGGTTTACAAAGTGAATGCCGTAATGGCAGGTGCAAACGTCCACGAGGTTCCCTTAAGGAAAGCTAATGCCTTCCTTCCCATCTTAGACGATATCCCCACTGACATCGCGCGAAAGGCAAAGTTGTTCTACGTTTGCTACCCAAATAATCCAACTGGTGCCATCGCTACCAGAACGTTCTACGAGGACTTCGTCCGATTCTGTCGCGAGTACGACATCTTGGCCGTCAACGATATGGCATATGGCACAATCGCTTTCGACGGTTTCAAGAATCCTACAATGCTACAGGTTGAAGGTGGCAAAGACGTCGGGATAGAGTTTCACTCCCTGAGCAAGATGTACAACATGACGGGTTGGAGGATTGGTTTTGCCTGCGGCAACCCAGACGCGATCACAATACTTCAAAAGTTGAAGTCCAACATTGACAGTAAACAGTTTCCCGCGATCTCCGAAGCAGCCGCCCTGGCCCTAAGCCGAGGTAAGACGAACGCAGCGATTGAGTTGTACAAGACCCGGAGGGACGTGCTCGTCTCAGGCTTGCGCGACCTGGGCTGGGCGGTTGAACCTCCTAAAGCCTCGTTTTTTGTTTGGGCAGAAATACCAGAAGGGTTCGGCGACAGCATGTCCTTCGCCAAGGAGCTCTTAAGGCGTACGGGCGTGGCGGCCGTACCTGGTTCCGGCTTTGGTGACGAGGGCGAGGGTTATATTCGGTTCGCCCTTACCCTAAAGGGCGACGTGCACGGTGAGCGCTATCACGAAGTTCTCGACCGGATAGCAAAGGCTGGTTTCTCCGTGCGCGCGAAAGTCTAG
- a CDS encoding bifunctional folylpolyglutamate synthase/dihydrofolate synthase, with protein sequence MTTYDSAIAKLASAANAGWKLDLSRIRCLVDRLRIERHPGYFHVAGTNGKGSTTAYIHRLLDLHGYRVGAFYSPFVYTLRERIQLGGRYVTESELTRLVEHVWKAGEECDRNGLGLPTEFEIKTAMGLQFWSESQCDYVALEVGLGGRLDATNVIDKPSASIITSISMDHTEILGDSLGAIAAEKAGIIKRHRPVVVGRIGEEPEHVIAEIARKMDAPVFRLGKEVIVEGDGSMFDCNVLGKTYRSIRTGMPGAEQQDSASLALAAIAIAGIDLDKETVREAIRGTRLPGRGEIVFHASKRWYLDGSHNPAGIRSLVSRMRNESDTKPFLLMGMAKGHDHVAVIAALADVVDDCIFVPLDSPRSQKPEDLAAVAKEHGLKVRVLADATEAVNMLKADPTELILVTGSYYLVGEVGSLIGSVFSRL encoded by the coding sequence GTGACCACGTATGATTCAGCCATCGCCAAGCTTGCAAGTGCTGCAAACGCTGGCTGGAAGTTAGATCTATCGCGGATCCGTTGTCTGGTCGACCGTCTCAGAATTGAAAGACATCCTGGATATTTTCACGTAGCCGGTACGAATGGCAAAGGAAGTACGACGGCTTATATCCACCGACTGCTCGACTTACACGGTTATCGAGTAGGCGCCTTCTATAGTCCTTTCGTTTACACACTTCGGGAGCGCATTCAACTTGGCGGGCGGTACGTTACCGAGAGTGAGCTAACCCGGCTTGTTGAACATGTTTGGAAGGCTGGTGAAGAATGTGACCGGAATGGACTGGGCCTTCCGACAGAGTTTGAGATTAAGACGGCAATGGGCCTACAGTTCTGGTCTGAATCTCAATGCGACTATGTAGCCCTTGAGGTAGGACTTGGCGGCAGACTCGATGCCACAAATGTCATCGACAAACCGTCCGCATCTATTATAACAAGCATAAGCATGGATCACACCGAGATTCTAGGCGACTCATTAGGTGCCATCGCGGCCGAGAAGGCAGGGATCATAAAGCGGCACCGACCCGTTGTTGTCGGACGGATTGGAGAGGAGCCAGAACATGTCATTGCCGAAATCGCCCGGAAAATGGATGCGCCCGTATTCCGCTTAGGCAAGGAGGTTATCGTGGAAGGAGACGGGAGTATGTTTGATTGTAATGTTCTAGGCAAGACTTATCGTTCTATTAGGACAGGTATGCCTGGTGCCGAGCAACAAGATTCAGCGAGCTTGGCTCTCGCTGCGATAGCGATCGCAGGAATAGACCTTGATAAAGAAACGGTGAGGGAGGCGATACGGGGTACGAGGCTTCCCGGAAGGGGAGAGATTGTGTTTCACGCGTCGAAAAGGTGGTACCTAGATGGGAGCCATAACCCAGCAGGGATTAGAAGTCTTGTGAGCAGAATGCGAAATGAGAGTGACACCAAACCGTTCTTGCTCATGGGAATGGCGAAAGGCCACGATCATGTGGCAGTTATTGCTGCGTTGGCGGACGTGGTCGACGACTGCATATTTGTTCCTCTCGATAGTCCTCGAAGCCAGAAGCCGGAGGATCTGGCGGCGGTTGCTAAGGAGCATGGACTTAAGGTACGAGTCCTCGCAGACGCTACGGAAGCTGTCAACATGCTGAAGGCGGATCCGACCGAGCTAATTCTAGTCACGGGGAGCTATTACCTCGTGGGGGAGGTCGGTTCTCTAATTGGCAGCGTATTCTCAAGGCTATGA
- a CDS encoding HDOD domain-containing protein: MVDLPAMPSVIVQVLQATDKENVSMAEIEKLLSTDPSITTKLFKVVNSAYFGLPRQVASIGQALAILGIQQVRNLVLSIGVVNALTSPNPRIIEIQRQFWQHSFASATCAQTISRRKGHSTKEQELVFVGGLLHDIGRLFLLTLFNQPYTQVMTEASRLAEPLSSTEQRILGTTHAHLGGVLAEKWNFPVSLCEMITLHDGFEEGDPVENSERLYCVHIADRLASEIWLGEECSPLWPWDPRAEEWLGHSIEERKELRLETEQFVENAKELLGML, from the coding sequence ATGGTCGACCTTCCGGCTATGCCGTCGGTTATCGTACAGGTTCTGCAGGCGACCGACAAAGAGAACGTCAGCATGGCGGAGATCGAGAAACTTCTCTCGACGGATCCTTCCATCACGACGAAGCTGTTCAAGGTCGTGAACTCCGCGTACTTTGGACTACCCCGGCAAGTGGCCAGCATTGGCCAGGCCCTGGCAATCCTCGGAATCCAGCAAGTACGAAACTTGGTGCTGAGCATTGGCGTCGTCAATGCCCTGACGTCGCCCAACCCCAGGATCATCGAGATCCAGCGGCAGTTCTGGCAGCACAGTTTCGCATCTGCCACTTGTGCGCAGACCATTTCCCGAAGAAAAGGTCACAGCACAAAGGAGCAAGAGTTGGTTTTCGTGGGTGGCCTTCTGCACGACATTGGCCGGCTCTTCCTGTTAACGCTGTTCAACCAACCTTACACGCAGGTTATGACGGAAGCCAGCCGCTTGGCCGAGCCGCTGTCCTCTACCGAGCAACGGATTCTGGGAACCACACATGCCCATCTTGGTGGTGTCTTGGCGGAGAAGTGGAACTTTCCGGTTTCGCTTTGCGAAATGATTACTCTCCATGACGGCTTTGAAGAAGGCGATCCTGTTGAAAACTCCGAGCGGTTGTACTGCGTACACATCGCGGACCGGCTCGCCAGCGAGATCTGGCTGGGCGAAGAGTGCTCGCCACTCTGGCCGTGGGATCCTCGAGCTGAGGAGTGGCTCGGGCACTCGATCGAGGAGCGTAAAGAGCTCCGGTTAGAGACAGAGCAGTTCGTCGAGAACGCGAAGGAACTTCTTGGCATGTTGTGA
- the rocD gene encoding ornithine--oxo-acid transaminase — MAPTTRTSLWQEIADRGVPSIVAELSDAEAVQMTERYGAHNYKPLPVNIVRADGAEAWDGSGKRYIDCVGAYSAVAHGHLSERVVEAIKEQLERLSLTSRAFYTSEVALFMKGLAEYCGLDMVCPMNTGAEAVETCIKLARKWAYTVKGVPKDQAEILVCEDNFHGRTTTIVGFSTEPGYKANFGPFTPGFKVIPFGNIEALRAAITPNTAAFMAEPIQAEGGIIIPPEGWMAEVAKLCRENRVLLIWDEVQTGFCRTGRRFAWQYEDAEPDLVAVGKPLGGGIMPVSAAVGKAEVMEVFHPGDHGSTFGGNPLGAVVALTALAEMEAEDFAGQAVRAGTRFTEGLLALQSPHIKEVRSRGLLVGMEVSAEVDTAELTHQFLHHGVLTKETRHRTFRFTPPIVITDEQVDEAVDRVGKSLAALP, encoded by the coding sequence ATGGCTCCGACCACCCGCACCAGCCTTTGGCAAGAGATCGCCGACCGAGGGGTCCCCTCCATCGTCGCCGAGCTCAGCGATGCCGAAGCCGTCCAAATGACCGAGCGCTATGGTGCCCATAACTATAAGCCGCTTCCGGTGAACATCGTCCGGGCGGACGGCGCCGAGGCCTGGGACGGGTCGGGCAAGCGCTATATCGACTGCGTCGGCGCCTATTCGGCCGTCGCCCACGGGCACCTCAGTGAGCGCGTGGTCGAAGCGATCAAGGAACAGCTCGAACGGCTCTCGCTGACGAGCCGGGCCTTTTACACGAGCGAGGTCGCCCTCTTCATGAAGGGCCTCGCCGAATACTGCGGCCTGGACATGGTTTGCCCGATGAACACCGGTGCCGAGGCCGTCGAGACTTGCATCAAGCTGGCTCGAAAGTGGGCCTATACGGTGAAGGGCGTCCCCAAAGACCAGGCCGAGATCCTAGTCTGCGAGGACAACTTCCACGGCCGGACCACCACCATCGTCGGATTCTCCACCGAGCCGGGCTACAAGGCGAACTTCGGCCCGTTCACCCCGGGCTTCAAGGTGATCCCCTTCGGCAATATCGAGGCTCTGCGCGCCGCGATCACGCCGAACACGGCCGCCTTCATGGCTGAACCGATCCAGGCGGAAGGGGGCATCATCATCCCGCCGGAGGGCTGGATGGCGGAAGTCGCCAAGCTCTGCCGGGAGAACCGTGTCCTGCTGATCTGGGACGAGGTCCAGACCGGGTTCTGCCGCACAGGGCGCCGCTTCGCCTGGCAATACGAGGACGCGGAACCCGACCTGGTCGCGGTCGGCAAGCCGCTCGGCGGCGGGATCATGCCCGTTTCGGCCGCGGTCGGCAAGGCGGAAGTCATGGAGGTCTTCCATCCCGGCGACCACGGTTCCACCTTTGGCGGCAACCCGCTCGGGGCCGTCGTCGCCCTCACCGCGCTCGCCGAAATGGAGGCCGAAGACTTCGCCGGCCAAGCCGTAAGGGCCGGTACCCGGTTCACGGAGGGCCTGCTGGCCCTTCAGTCGCCGCACATCAAAGAGGTCCGCTCCCGGGGCCTGCTTGTCGGCATGGAGGTCTCGGCCGAGGTCGATACCGCCGAGCTCACCCACCAGTTCCTCCACCATGGAGTGCTGACAAAGGAGACCAGGCATCGCACTTTCCGCTTCACGCCGCCCATCGTCATCACGGACGAGCAAGTGGACGAAGCGGTCGACCGGGTCGGAAAGAGCCTGGCCGCGCTCCCCTGA
- the fliD gene encoding flagellar filament capping protein FliD: MSQLMQIEALPLNRLQLRKSALQRKSEIYGQIRTRISALSTAAASLKQASSFNGVAAKSSDTSVATITGTSGVTAGVYELSVSKIARAEKISSAPQASHTAALGYEGTAVINGKSFQIGASDSISSIASRINELNIGVTASVLNGGAGNAYLTLTSSTTGTTNGIQLADLSGSVFETLGIISGTKSFRETVGPDTVRSFGLSNGATVLSSLIGVSSTGSFTVDGQQVDIDFGVDSLTTVAAKINALETDTTATVVKTTKGGKEVYSLELKGSSAFPVLVDTDGLLNALGVFQAGKQNTVTNAQDAVFSIDGIQQTSSTNTISDLIPGATLQLLKGDETTPLTTTLTLERDTSGAVKNIESLVAAFNGVMDFISSNSSFDKDTFASGPLFGDPIASQVVAALQGLAFQDVTGPEYKNLTQIGITLGTDGKLSVDKNKLQEAFTANPAAVQKLFAASGSSTNTELSYVSSTLSTKSSGSLGYSIDITQLATKATMAGTTVQTDPSVSEILTFSGSGFSNTEVTLNVPSGGTAANLVDLINNDAKLNQVVAASLDGEGKLLLTSKRWGTPGDFTVKSNLEASTDNSGIGLEGGDYTNALNVAGTINGEPATGLGQFLAGNKGNSKTDGLQISYTGNTLGFIGSMVFSQGLGSFADSTANLFNASDSGILTASTNSFQTQMTELDTQIESFNLLLKSRQETLRKRFLAMEQAISQLQQQQQRLSQITATR; encoded by the coding sequence GTGAGCCAGCTGATGCAGATCGAGGCACTGCCTCTCAACCGTCTGCAACTTCGGAAGTCCGCGCTCCAGAGAAAGTCCGAAATTTACGGTCAGATCCGGACACGGATTTCGGCTCTTTCCACCGCGGCCGCCAGCCTTAAGCAGGCTTCTAGCTTTAACGGGGTGGCTGCGAAGAGTTCCGACACGTCGGTCGCAACGATTACAGGCACAAGCGGGGTAACCGCCGGGGTTTACGAACTCAGCGTTTCAAAGATTGCCCGGGCCGAGAAGATTAGCAGCGCTCCCCAAGCAAGCCACACTGCGGCTCTCGGTTACGAGGGCACGGCGGTCATCAACGGCAAGTCTTTCCAAATAGGGGCCTCCGACTCGATATCGAGTATTGCATCACGAATCAACGAGCTGAACATCGGCGTCACCGCAAGCGTCCTAAATGGCGGTGCCGGGAATGCCTACCTTACGCTGACTTCCAGCACTACCGGAACCACCAACGGCATTCAACTCGCAGACTTAAGTGGAAGTGTCTTCGAAACACTCGGGATCATCTCGGGTACCAAGTCGTTCCGTGAGACGGTAGGACCCGATACTGTACGTAGCTTTGGTCTAAGCAACGGCGCAACCGTACTTTCGTCGCTGATCGGAGTTTCCTCCACTGGTTCGTTTACGGTCGATGGGCAACAAGTCGATATTGATTTCGGTGTCGACTCCCTCACTACGGTGGCAGCAAAGATCAATGCCCTGGAAACGGACACGACCGCAACGGTCGTGAAAACCACTAAAGGCGGCAAGGAAGTCTATAGTCTGGAGCTAAAGGGAAGTTCTGCGTTTCCTGTCTTGGTAGATACAGACGGGCTCCTCAACGCCCTGGGTGTTTTTCAAGCCGGCAAGCAGAACACGGTCACCAATGCGCAAGATGCGGTCTTCTCGATCGATGGTATCCAGCAGACCAGTAGCACGAATACGATCAGTGATCTTATTCCTGGGGCGACGCTACAGTTGCTAAAGGGCGATGAGACGACGCCACTAACCACGACTCTAACCCTTGAACGCGATACAAGCGGCGCGGTCAAGAACATAGAGTCCCTCGTCGCGGCCTTCAACGGGGTCATGGACTTTATTTCCAGCAATAGTTCCTTCGATAAGGACACCTTTGCCTCCGGCCCGCTCTTCGGTGACCCCATTGCTTCCCAGGTTGTAGCAGCCCTGCAAGGGCTTGCGTTCCAGGATGTCACGGGTCCCGAATACAAGAACTTGACTCAGATCGGCATCACGTTAGGAACCGACGGCAAACTGAGCGTAGACAAGAATAAGCTTCAAGAAGCCTTCACCGCAAATCCAGCTGCAGTCCAAAAGCTGTTTGCGGCAAGTGGATCTTCGACGAACACGGAGTTGTCCTACGTGTCCAGTACTCTGAGTACGAAGTCTTCAGGGTCATTGGGCTACTCAATAGACATTACGCAGCTGGCGACGAAGGCCACGATGGCCGGAACCACAGTTCAAACAGATCCTAGCGTCAGTGAAATCTTGACATTCAGCGGTTCTGGTTTCAGCAACACGGAAGTGACCCTGAATGTTCCATCTGGCGGGACTGCAGCGAATCTGGTCGATCTCATCAACAACGACGCCAAGCTCAATCAAGTCGTAGCTGCCTCGCTGGACGGTGAAGGTAAGCTACTTCTAACCAGCAAGCGTTGGGGTACACCGGGCGATTTTACCGTAAAGAGCAACTTGGAAGCATCCACGGATAATAGTGGAATCGGATTGGAAGGTGGCGACTATACTAATGCCTTAAACGTCGCAGGCACGATTAACGGAGAGCCCGCGACCGGACTCGGACAGTTTCTTGCTGGAAACAAAGGCAACAGCAAGACAGATGGACTCCAGATTAGCTATACCGGGAACACGCTCGGCTTTATCGGAAGCATGGTCTTTTCGCAGGGCCTGGGATCCTTCGCCGATAGCACGGCGAACCTGTTTAACGCTTCAGACTCGGGGATCCTGACGGCCTCGACCAACAGCTTCCAGACGCAAATGACCGAGTTGGACACGCAGATCGAGAGCTTCAATCTCTTACTGAAATCAAGGCAAGAAACGTTGCGCAAGCGGTTCTTGGCAATGGAGCAAGCAATCAGCCAACTCCAGCAGCAACAGCAACGCCTTTCCCAGATCACTGCTACGCGTTAA
- the pheS gene encoding phenylalanine--tRNA ligase subunit alpha — protein sequence MVPRDVAEIEREAEAEILAAKSTAEIRQIELALLGKNGSLSGLMKGIGSLAPDERKPFGERVNQAKARLQTLLDECAARVQEVELADQFERERIDITLPGRPLRAGRKHVLQITIDNIKRVMGGMGFVYHESPELEEFKYNFDALNYPPDHPAMDEQDTFYITDDLVLRTQCTALQGRVFESTKPPFRAFTVGRTFRNEAVDRTHSHTFHQVDVFMVDEGVSMANLKGTLGAFAREMFGDGVKVRFRPDFFPFVEPGVDYAISSPKLFGGKWVELGGAGLIHPNILERYGIDTDKYSGFAFGLGVERIPMMAYGVDDLRHFLENDRRFLSQFA from the coding sequence GTGGTTCCCCGAGACGTGGCCGAGATCGAGCGCGAAGCTGAAGCGGAAATCCTGGCTGCGAAGTCGACGGCCGAGATCCGCCAGATCGAACTTGCCCTGCTCGGCAAGAACGGCTCGCTCTCCGGCCTGATGAAGGGGATCGGTAGCTTGGCCCCCGACGAGCGGAAGCCCTTCGGCGAGAGGGTGAACCAGGCCAAGGCCCGGTTGCAGACGTTGCTCGACGAGTGCGCCGCCCGCGTGCAAGAAGTCGAACTGGCGGACCAGTTCGAGCGGGAGCGCATCGACATCACCCTGCCTGGTCGCCCCCTGCGCGCGGGCCGCAAACACGTCCTTCAGATAACGATCGACAACATTAAGCGCGTTATGGGCGGCATGGGGTTCGTTTACCACGAGTCACCAGAACTTGAAGAGTTTAAATACAACTTCGACGCCCTGAACTATCCGCCCGACCATCCCGCGATGGACGAACAGGATACGTTCTACATCACAGACGACCTCGTCCTTCGCACACAATGCACAGCCTTGCAAGGACGGGTTTTCGAGTCGACAAAACCGCCCTTTCGCGCCTTTACGGTTGGCCGCACTTTCCGCAATGAAGCGGTAGACCGGACGCACAGCCACACCTTCCACCAAGTCGATGTCTTCATGGTTGACGAGGGTGTTTCCATGGCTAACCTCAAAGGGACGCTCGGCGCTTTTGCGAGAGAAATGTTCGGTGACGGCGTCAAGGTCCGCTTTCGCCCCGACTTCTTTCCCTTCGTCGAGCCCGGTGTCGACTACGCCATATCATCTCCGAAACTTTTCGGCGGCAAATGGGTGGAGCTGGGCGGGGCAGGTTTGATCCACCCCAACATCCTTGAGCGTTATGGGATCGATACAGACAAGTATTCTGGCTTCGCGTTCGGCCTTGGGGTGGAGCGCATCCCTATGATGGCTTATGGCGTCGACGATCTGCGCCACTTCTTGGAGAACGACCGCCGCTTCCTTAGCCAGTTCGCCTAG